DNA sequence from the Chloroflexota bacterium genome:
CCTCCTGGCCCTGGCCAAGGGGCGCCGCGACCTGGCCTTGTTGCTCGCGGTGGGCACCTTGGCCTTCCCGATGGAATGGGCGCTCAAGTTTTTCGTTGCCATCCCGCCGATTACCCTGCCCGAACTGGTGGCGGGCATGTTCAACGTCAATGGGGTGGGGCTGGATGACATCGCGGTCTTCCCGGCCGGCCACGCCCTGCGCGCCACCGTGTTCTACGGCCTGGTCGCGTTCTGCATAGCCCGCCTGTCCT
Encoded proteins:
- a CDS encoding phosphatase PAP2 family protein, translating into LLALAKGRRDLALLLAVGTLAFPMEWALKFFVAIPPITLPELVAGMFNVNGVGLDDIAVFPAGHALRATVFYGLVAFCIARLSSDRRQGLIAYGVALVLIVAIGLVRIYLNLHYPLDVLGGWIAGAALVSVLVAVHILGVDERMRATMRQRLVAGT